From the genome of Miscanthus floridulus cultivar M001 chromosome 10, ASM1932011v1, whole genome shotgun sequence, one region includes:
- the LOC136486932 gene encoding ubiquitin C-terminal hydrolase 12-like, producing the protein MVTPPTVEHEDEEMLVPAQEVAAADTDAAQPMEVVAQTEVVSTAESHPVEDPQTSRFTWTIENFTRFNGKKHYSEVFVIGGFKWRVLVFPKGNNVDHFSMYLDVADSANLPYGWSRYAQFSLAVVNQIQPKYTIRKDTQHQFNARESDWGFTSFMPLSELYDASRGYLVNDTVVVEAEVAVRRMVDYWTYDSKKETGYVGLKNQGATCYMNSLLQTLYHIPYFRKAVYHMPTTENDMPSGSIPLALQSLFYKLQYSDSSVATKELTKSFGWDTYDSFMQHDVQELNRVLSEKLEDKMKGTVVEGTIEQLFEGHHINYIECINVEYKSNRKESFYDLQLDVKGCRDIYSSFDKYVEVERLEGDNKYHAENHGLQDAKKGVLFLDFPPVLQLQLKRFEYDYMRDTMVKINDRYEFPLQLDLDRDGGKYLAPDADRSTRNLYTLHSVLVHSGGVHGGHYYAFIRPTLSEQWYKFDDERVTKEDAKKALEEQYGGEEELPQINPGFNNAPFKFTKYSNAYMLVYIRESDKEKIMCTVDEKDIAEHLRVRLKKEQEEKEHKKKEKAEAHLYTIIKVARDEDLKEQIGKDIYFDLVDHEKVRNFRIQKQMPFSSFKEEVAKEYGIPVQFQRFWLWAKRQNHTYRPNHPLTLHEETQSVGQLREVSNKAHNAELKLFLEVALGLDLRPLPPPEKGKEDILLFFKLYNPEKEELCFMGRLFVKALGKPSEILAKLNEMAGFSPDQEIELYEEIKFEPNVMCEIIDKKLTFRSSQLEDGDIVCFQKSPGADYDARVRYPDVPSFLEYVHSRQVVHFRSLEKPKDDDFSLELSKLHTYDDVVERVARQLELDDPAKIRLTSHNCYSQQPKPQPVKYRGVEHLLDMLIHYNQTSDILYYEVLDIPLPELQFLKTLKVAFHHPTKDEVVIHSIRLPKNSTIADVINDLKTKVELSSPNAELRVLEVFYHKIYKIFPLQEKIENINDQYWTLRAEEIPEEEKNIGPNDRLIHVYHFMKDINQTQQIQNFGDPFFLLIHEGETLAEVKKRIQSKLQVSADEFSKWKFAFISMNRPDYLQDSDVISTRFQRREVYGAWEQYLGMEHTDTAPKRAYTVNQNRHSYEKPVKIYN; encoded by the exons ATGGTGACTCCTCCCACTGTCGAG CATGAGGACGAGGAGATGCTCGTGCCCGCCCAGGAGGTGGCCGCTGCCGACACCGACGCAGCGCAGCCCATGGAAG TGGTGGCACAGACTGAGGTGGTGAGCACGGCGGAGAGCCATCCTGTGGAAGATCCGCAGACATCGCGGTTCACATGGACAATTGAGAACTTCACCAGGTTCAATGGGAAGAAGCACTATTCAGAGGTTTTTGTCATTGGCGGATTCAAATG GCGTGTGCTGGTTTTCCCCAAGGGGAACAATGTGGACCACTTCTCAATGTACTTAGATGTTGCTGACTCAGCCAACCTCCCGTACGGTTGGAGCCGCTATGCTCAGTTTAGTCTTGCTGTTGTAAACCAGATCCAGCCGAAGTATACGATACGCAAAG ATACCCAACATCAATTTAATGCTCGTGAGAGTGATTGGGGTTTCACATCTTTTATGCCTTTGAGTGAGCTGTATGATGCAAGTAGAGGTTACCTCGTGAATGATACTGTTGTTGTGGAGGCCGAGGTTGCTGTCCGCAGAATGGTTGACTATTGGACATATGACTCAAAAAAGGAAACTGGTTATGTGGGTCTGAAAAACCAAGGAGCTACCTGTTATATGAACTCCCTTCTACAAACACTATACCATATACCATACTTCAGGAAG GCTGTGTATCATATGCCAACCACTGAAAATGATATGCCATCAGGAAGTATTCCCTTGGCGCTGCAGAGCCTTTTCTACAAGCTCCAGTACAGTGACAGTAGTGTAGCTACAAAAGAGCTGACCAAATCTTTTGGATGGGACACATATGATTCTTTCATGCAACATGATGTACAAGAGCTCAACAGAGTTCTCTCTgagaaacttgaggacaaaatgAAG GGCACTGTCGTAGAAGGAACGATTGAGCAATTATTTGAAGGTCACCACATCAATTACATTGAGTGTATAAATGTTGAGTATAAATCTAACCGCAAGGAGTCCTTTTATG ATCTTCAACTTGACGTCAAAGGTTGTCGTGACATTTATTCGTCGTTTGATAAATATGTTGAAGTTGAGCGTCTAGAGGGTGATAACAAGTATCATGCAGAGAATCATGGTCTACAG GATGCGAAGAAGGGAGTTCTTTTCCTTGATTTTCCCCCTGTTTTGCAACTCCAGCTGAAGCGCTTTGAGTATGATTATATGAGAGATACCATGGTTAAG ATTAATGATCGCTACGAGTTCCCTCTGCAACTTGATCTGGATAGAGATGGTGGCAAATACCTTGCTCCAGATGCAGATCGAAGTACAAGAAACCTTTACACTCTTCACAG TGTTCTTGTTCATAGCGGTGGGGTACATGGCGGTCACTACTATGCATTCATACGACCAACTCTATCTGAGCAATG GTATAAATTTGATGATGAGCGTGTAACAAAAGAAGATGCTAAGAAGGCTCTTGAAGAGCAATATGGGGGTGAGGAAGAG TTGCCCCAAATAAACCCTGGTTTCAACAATGCTCCATTTAAATTCACGAAGTATTCAAACGCGTATATGCTTGTTTATATTCGTGAAAGTGACAAGGAGAAAATTATGTGTACTGTTGATGAAAAAGACATTGCTGAGCATTTAAGG GTAAGGTTgaaaaaagaacaagaagagaaagaacacaaaaagaaagaaaaagctgAAGCTCATCTTTATACCATAATTAAG GTAGCTCGAGATGAGGATTTGAAGGAACAAATTGGAAAGGATATATATTTTGATTTGGTGGACCATGAAAAAGTCCGTAATTTCCGTATACAGAAACAAATGCCTTTTAGTTCTTTCAAG GAGGAAGTTGCCAAGGAATATGGCATCCCTGTGCAGTTTCAGCGCTTCTGGTTGTGGGCCAAGAGGCAAAACCATACATACCGCCCTAATCATCCATTGACCCTTCACGAGGAAACACAATCT GTGGGGCAACTGAGGGAGGTATCAAATAAGGCACACAATGCTGAGTTGAAGCTGTTTTTGGAAGTAGCACTTGGGCTG GATTTGCGGCCGCTCCCTCCTCCTGAGAAGGGCAAGGAAGATATTCTTCTTTTCTTCAAACTGTACAACCCAGAAAAGGAAGAACTTTG TTTTATGGGGAGGCTCTTCGTGAAGGCATTGGGCAAACCTTCAGAAATCCTGGCAAAACTAAACGAAATGGCTGGATTTTCCCCTGATCAAGAAATTGAGCTTTATGAG GAAATTAAGTTTGAGCCAAACGTGATGTGCGAAATTATCGACAAGAAACTCACTTTTCGTTCTAGTCAG CTTGAAGATGGGGACATTGTCTGTTTCCAAAAATCACCAGGAGCAGACTATGATGCACGAGTGCGATATCCAGATGTTCCTTCATTTTTGGAGTATGTCCATAGTAGGCAG GTTGTGCATTTCCGGTCTTTGGAGAAACCAAAGGATGATGATTTTTCTTTGGAATT GTCAAAGCTTCATACCTATGATGATGTTGTTGAGAGGGTTGCTCGCCAACTTGAATTGGATGATCCAGCGAAAATTCGGCTTACATCCCACAATTGCTACTCTCAGCAACCTAAACCACAACCCGTCAAATATCGAGGAGTGGAGCATCTGTTGGACATGCTCATCCATTACAATCAG ACGTCTGACATCTTGTATTATGAAGTGTTGGATATACCACTGCCAGAATTGCAGTTCCTGAAAACCCTAAAAGTCGCATTCCACCATCCTACGAAGGATGAG GTTGTTATTCATAGCATCAGGCTtccaaaaaatagcaccattgcTGATGTAATAAATGACCTGAAAACTAAG GTTGAACTGTCCAGTCCAAATGCTGAACTACGTGTGCTAGAAGTTTTTTACCACAAGATCTATAAG atctttccactacaagagaagaTAGAGAATATAAACGATCAATATTGGACGCTACGTGCTGAGGAG ATTCCAGAAGAGGAGAAAAACATAGGTCCAAATGATCGGCTAATTCATGTTTATCACTTCATGAAAGATATTAATCAGACTCAG CAAATTCAGAACTTTGGAGACCCATTCTTTCTGCTCATTCACGAAGGTGAGACTTTAGCAGAAGTCAAGAAGCGCATACAGAGTAAACTTCAAGTCTCTGCCGATGAATTTTCCAAG